From Cucumis melo cultivar AY chromosome 1, USDA_Cmelo_AY_1.0, whole genome shotgun sequence, a single genomic window includes:
- the LOC103500011 gene encoding putative disease resistance protein RGA1: EKHTIGELGDVIYESVLDCLQPHSNLQKIYIDGYGGVNLCNWVSVKFLDCLVTIRLHDCERLRHLPRFDQFPNLKRLELCDLPNVEYIIVNNNDSVSSSTIFPSLNELEISKMPKLVSWCKGTTSTKSPTIIFPYLSCLRIYGRRPLHMLKFWHAPNLKTLLIFDSEDELNVVPLKTYENLTSLSLRNLSKLEYFPECWQHCMTSLQFLYLSYCENLKSLAEWFGNLTSLTQLHIISCGKLTMLPEGIGNLTSLTILVIFNCEKLALLPEGIQHLHNLQNLTIDDCPILKERCKKGKGEDWPRSPIFQKFLLDEFINFIEIHCWRLKSADLLNCMVYAKLWKDFHSQQV, from the exons GAGAAACATACAATTGGTGAGTTGGGGGATGTGATCTACGAAAGTGTTTTAGATTGCTTACAACCACATTCAAATCttcaaaagatatatattgatGGATATGGTGGAGTGAATTTATGTAATTGGGTATCCGTTAAGTTCCTCGATTGTCTTGTCACTATACGTCTTCATGATTGTGAAAGATTACGACATCTCCCTAGATTTGATCAATTTCCTAATCTCAAGCGTCTTGAGCTTTGTGACTTACCCAACGTCGAGTACATTATTGTGAACAATAATGATTCTGTTTCTTCATCAACAATTTTTCCATCCTTGAATGAATTAGAGATTTCGAAGATGCCTAAGTTGGTGAGCTGGTGCAAGGGTACAACCTCAACCAAATCTCCTACAATAATATTTCCTTACCTTTCTTGTTTGAGGATTTATGGTCGTCGCCCACTACATATGTTGAAGTTTTGGCATGCACCTAATTTGAAAACGTTGCTCATCTTTGATTCAGAGGATGAGTTGAATGTTGTACCATTGAAAACTTATGAAAACCTCACCTCTCTAAGTCTTCGCAACTTGAGTAAATTGGAGTACTTCCCCGAGTGTTGGCAACATTGCATGACATCTCTGCAATTTCTTTATTTAAGCTATTGTGAAAATTTAAAGAGCCTAGCAGAATGGTTTGGCAACCTCACCTCACTCACACAATTACATATTATTTCTTGTGGAAAGCTAACTATGCTACCAGAAGGAATTGGCAACCTCACCTCACTTACAATATTAGTAATTTTTAATTGTGAAAAGCTAGCTTTACTACCGGAAGGGATTCAACACCTCCATAATTTACAAAACTTAACAATAGATGATTGTCCCATATTGAAAGAAAGGTGCAAGAAAGGCAAAGGAGAAGATTGGCCAAGATCGCCCATATTCCAAAAGTTTCTCTTAGATGAATTTATTAACTTCATTGAG ATTCATTGCTGGAGGTTGAAAAGTGCTGATTTATTGAACTGTATGGTTTATGCTAAGCTATGGAAAGACTTTCATTCACAACAAGTTTAA
- the LOC127150363 gene encoding putative disease resistance protein RGA3: MTNDGQFQMKFWVCVSEEFDLKIIIQKIIESAIGKKTESFLQLDSLQCELRKQIDGKKYLLVMDDVWNEKKEEWLHLKRLLMGGAKGSRILITTSSEQVAKTFDSTFVHLLQILDASNSWLLFQKMTGLEGRLDSQEAEHDQKNSNFIKIGMEIVSMLNGVPLVIRNIGGLLKDNKSERFWLSFKDKELYQVFRQEQDALKEMQLILELSYKYLPSFNLNQCFRYCALFPKDYKIQKDELILLWRAQGFIQPNGNNDDNYLVDIGDDYFMQLLSRSFFQEFEKDASGEIMSCKMHDLMHDLACSIANNECVRGLKGNDIDKRTRHFFLEGRSHENQLMGDLSKAKYLRTFFRQDHYGVYSQWENFREIIFCNIFRLRAWHSQLIGGIEDVESLEFIGKLKHLRYLRIKNCTVISTDLPDCIMKLYNLETFIFQSQELKSLPNNVGNLINLKHLDLSYNFNLRFLPDSITELCKLEALILKSCRNLKGLPKEIKNCNNLRRLDLSNNWNIEFIPDSITQLINLETLILSYCRKLKELPEDTKNLVKLKHLDLLGCLALTHMPEGLGKLTNLQTMNRFVLGNKKGGELKELDRLTKLRGTLTIEHLEFGTSIVDHKMKGKFLQLKSGLQELKLH, encoded by the coding sequence ATGACTAATGATGGTCAGTTTCAGATGAAGTTTTGGGTGTGTGTTTCTGAAGAATTTGATCTAAAAATTATTATCCAAAAGATAATAGAGTCTGCAATCGGGAAGAAGACAGAATCATTCCTTCAATTAGATTCATTACAATGTGAGCTTAGAAAGCAAATTGATGGAAAGAAATATTTGCTCGTCATGGATGATGTGTGGAATGAGAAAAAAGAGGAATGGTTACATCTGAAAAGATTGTTGATGGGTGGTGCAAAGGGTAGTAGGATTTTGATCACGACAAGCAGTGAACAAGTTGCTAAAACTTTTGACTCTACTTTCGTCCATCTATTACAAATTTTGGATGCGTCCAATTCTTGGTTATTGTTTCAAAAGATGACAGGTTTGGAAGGACGTTTGGATAGTCAAGAGGCTGAGCATGATCAaaagaattcaaattttatcaaaattggCATGGAGATTGTGTCAATGTTAAATGGAGTTCCACTTGTAATAAGAAACATTGGAGGACTTTTAAAAGATAATAAGTCAGAAAGATTTTGGTTATCTTTCAAGGATAAGGAACTTTATCAAGTTTTTAGACAAGAACAAGATGCTCTAAAAGAAATGCAATTGATTCTTGAGCTTAGCTATAAATATCTCCCATCGTTTAACTTGAACCAATGTTTTCGATATTGTGCTTTGTTCCCCAAAGATTATAAAATTCAAAAGGATGAACTTATATTACTATGGAGAGCACAAGGTTTCATTCAACCAAATGGCAACAATGACGATAATTACCTCGTTGATATTGGTGATGATTATTTCATGCAGTTATTATCGAGGTCATTTTTTCAAGAGTTTGAAAAAGATGCTTCGGGAGAGATAATGTCATGTAAGATGCATGATTTGATGCATGATCTCGCTTGTTCGATAGCAAATAATGAATGTGTGCGTGGACTGAAAGGAAATGATATCGACAAAAGAACTCGTCACTTTTTTTTGGAAGGACGTAGTCATGAAAATCAACTTATGGGAGATTTATCTAAGGCAAAATATTTGAGGACATTTTTTCGTCAAGATCATTATGGCGTTTATTCACAATGGGAGAACTTCAGAGAAATAATCTTCTGTAATATTTTTCGATTGCGAGCATGGCACTCACAGTTGATTGGTGGAATCGAAGATGTAGAGTCTTTGGAGTTTATTGGCAAGTTGAAACATTTGAGATATTTGAGAATTAAGAATTGTACAGTAATTAGTACAGATCTTCCAGATTGCATTATGAAGTTGTACAATTTAGAAACATTTATCTTTCAAAGTCAAGAATTAAAAAGTCTACCCAATAATGTAGGAAACTTGATCAACCTTAAGCATTTGGATCTCtcttataattttaatttaagattCCTTCCCGATTCTATTACTGAGTTGTGTAAGTTGGAAGCACTTATACTTAAGAGTTGTCGTAATTTAAAAGGATTGccgaaagaaataaaaaattgcAACAATCTTAGGCGACTTGATCTTTCTAACAATTGGAATATAGAATTCATTCCTGATTCTATTACtcagttaattaatttggaaaCACTTATCCTTTCTTATTGTcgaaaattaaaagaattacCGGAAGATACTAAAAACTTGGTCAAACTTAAGCACCTTGATTTGCTGGGATGTTTGGCTCTCACTCATATGCCAGAAGGATTAGGTAAGTTGACTAATCTTCAAACAATGAATAGATTTGTGTTGGGAAATAAAAAGGGTGGTGAGTTAAAGGAGTTGGATAGACTTACCAAATTAAGAGGAACATTAACCATTGAACATTTGGAATTTGGTACCAGTATTGTTGATCATAAAATGAAGGGTAAGTTCTTGCAACTAAAGTCTGGTCTTCAAGAGTTGAAGTTACATTAG